The Dethiosulfovibrio peptidovorans genome has a window encoding:
- a CDS encoding HlpA protein produces MGIMKSVRLVVLGALIAVSFASIAAAQEKVGVIEPQKILFQHPKFDQVTKRVKAVLESKQGEAKSAIEKASDNKKKAEIYATKKQEAAMEEQKLMAPLFKEINLAIRTVAKAKKVTVVLDKAQVFYGGIDLTDDVIQQLKKMNVSK; encoded by the coding sequence AGGGGCTCTTATCGCTGTCTCTTTTGCATCAATTGCTGCTGCGCAAGAGAAGGTCGGTGTCATTGAGCCTCAGAAGATTTTGTTCCAGCACCCCAAGTTTGATCAGGTAACCAAACGGGTTAAAGCTGTTTTAGAATCCAAGCAGGGCGAGGCGAAGTCGGCAATCGAGAAAGCATCTGACAACAAGAAAAAGGCCGAGATCTACGCCACTAAAAAGCAGGAAGCCGCCATGGAGGAGCAGAAACTTATGGCTCCCCTCTTCAAAGAGATTAACTTGGCGATTCGAACCGTAGCCAAGGCCAAGAAGGTCACGGTTGTTCTTGACAAGGCTCAGGTTTTCTACGGCGGTATTGATTTAACCGATGATGTAATCCAACAGCTCAAGAAAATGAACGTCTCTAAGTGA
- a CDS encoding adenosine monophosphate-protein transferase, which yields MACVSAWHVEDMVIPEGCNIILGQSHFIKTIEDLYEALVTSSPSLQFGIAFCEASGECRIRRDGNADDLVALAVENAQKVASGHTFVIVMRNGFPINVLDRVKGCHEVCRIFAATANPLQVLIAETEQGRGVVGVIDGVPPKGVETEDDVVARKALLRDVIGYKR from the coding sequence ATGGCTTGTGTGTCTGCGTGGCATGTGGAGGATATGGTCATCCCCGAGGGATGTAATATCATTTTGGGGCAGAGCCATTTTATAAAAACTATTGAGGATTTATATGAGGCTTTGGTGACATCATCCCCGTCTCTTCAGTTCGGTATTGCCTTTTGTGAGGCGTCGGGTGAGTGTCGTATCCGTCGAGACGGCAACGCTGATGACCTTGTTGCCTTGGCTGTTGAGAACGCGCAAAAGGTAGCCTCGGGACACACCTTTGTGATCGTCATGAGAAACGGCTTTCCCATCAACGTCTTGGATAGGGTCAAGGGGTGTCATGAAGTCTGTCGTATTTTCGCAGCCACGGCCAATCCTCTGCAGGTTTTGATAGCTGAGACCGAGCAGGGACGAGGCGTTGTAGGGGTCATTGACGGGGTTCCTCCTAAGGGTGTTGAGACAGAGGACGACGTTGTGGCTCGGAAGGCCCTGCTTCGAGATGTGATTGGGTACAAGCGGTGA